DNA from Bos indicus isolate NIAB-ARS_2022 breed Sahiwal x Tharparkar chromosome 15, NIAB-ARS_B.indTharparkar_mat_pri_1.0, whole genome shotgun sequence:
ctatagtccatggggtcacaaagaactggacacgactgagcatacatccAAATAGAGTTTGTAATCAGGGATTTAGATGAGTCCTGGAGCCTTATATCTCAGGAGGAATTTATCTTTGGTTTTAAGACTTTTTTAGCAGCGTCTTTTACGTCTTTGTTTCTCAAACTATAAATCAAGGGATTCAGCACTGGAATGATGATGGTGTAGAACACTGAGATGATTTTATCAGTGTTGGGAGAATACAGGTAGCTGGGTCGTGAGTAAACgaagagcagagttccctggtaGATGGCCACGGATGTCAGGTGAGAAACACATGTAGAGAAGGTCTTCTTCCTCCCACTGGAAGAACGGATCTTTAAGACTGAGAggagaatgtaaaagtaggagatgatgatgacaatgaagCAGATAATTTCCACTGAGCTGCCGTATGTGGAGAGAAGCCACTCATTAAGTGATGTGTCTGTGCACGATAACTTAAGCAAGGGAGGGAGGTCACAGAAAAAATGATTAATGACATTTTTATCACAGTATTTCAGAATAAATGCAAAGGATGTGTGCACCAGGGAACTCATATTGCCTCCAAAGTATGACAAGACGATCAACCATATGCAGATGCCCCGAGACATCACAGCTGTGTACAGTAAAGGGTTACAGATGGCGACATAGCGGTCATATGCCATGGCAGCCAAGATAAAGGATTCAGTATCTGCAAAAGTACAGAAGAAATAGAACTGCAGGGCACAGCCGTAATAGGAAATGGACTTGTTCTGAGAGAGGAAGTTGACAAGCATTTTGGGAACGGTGACTGAAGAATAGCAAAGGTCTACAAAGGATAGGTTactaaggaaaaaatacatgggGGTTTGAAGGTGCAGATCAACTCTGATTAACATCATCAACCCGATGTTCCCCATTAAAATCAGAGAGTACAAAGTCAGAAACAGGAGAAACAGGACAATCTGCAGTTCAGGGCGAGTTGGAAACCCTAACAGAATAAACTCAGTCACCAAGGTACAGTTTCCATCTAAAAAGTCCatattctgtgctgttttcttctTATGAGAATTCTAACATCCTAAGATCCTATGttgatggaaagagaaaaaaaaaatagatataattataaggttattttattgtttcaacAAACAAGCAATCAAGTCAAGAGTCCCAGACCAAATCTCCTTCCAAATATAAATTCTGAGAAACATATTTCAGAATTTAGTAGCTTTATCCCATGtttgatagttttattttatttgtttaatagcTAGTTCCACTGGAAGACGTGCAGATAAATCTcatatttcttactttttttaattctcaagtATAGTACTATAGCTAGTACAGAGGATTAAACGAATAATGAAgtaataaatgaaatgatgctaagaggaaaaatatatctattattaaaaatatgttaacttGAGTACATGTTGTAACAATAACTCTGGAACAATGTACTCCTTCTGCCCAGTATTTGATAGTAGTGTGTTGTACTCTTGACTGTAAATAGGGTGGTGCAATGAGCTATACTTCAtctatttaaagaataataatgaaAGCAAAAGTGATATTAGTGAAATGAAAGCAAATGTCAGTAAACATCAGCTAACAGCCTGTTTTAGACAGGGATGAGTTTAAGGCAATTCCTTAAATCCTGTCAAGATACTAAGTCAAGgagattaaaataattaactgCTTTTCTCTTTGGCATTCTTTATCATTCTTGGCTTCTAGTAAGCACAGCATAAATATTAGATGATTGAGTGAAGTGGGCAAAAAATTAGTAAGTTaacttctcatctttaaaaatcacTCTATATAGCCTCCTTACTAATTATATTTGTGAGCAAACACAAATAGCTGCCTTTAATTTTTATCCTAGTATAATTCAGGATGTTGAGTCTAAGAATTTTGTCAATTTCTGTTTCTATAATCTCAGAATTTTTCTGGAAGCAAGGAGAATTTGAACTTGACTTTGAAATATAAGATGTTTTATTGTAACCTTGAAGGATGACTTGGAAATCTATAAAACAAGCAAGTGAAACTTCCAGTGAGCTTTGTTACTACTGCCACAGTCTGCTCGAACAAATGGTTGGGGTCATTCTCTCACTTATATAAAGTTATTGAGACCGCTACAGGGCTAAGAACTTCATTGTTGTAATATCATCTAATCACTAAAAGTGTGCTATAAGATAGGCACAGAAAAATCTAAGAGAATTAGAAGGGTTAGGATGCTGTCTTATGTTATTACCTCAAAGAGTGTGAATGAGATGCAGTACCTTGTTAGGACAGTAgttaatttattcttattttgccTGTTTTCAAAGTAATCAGAGTGTTCAGAAATGATAAGACCTACATTTAGAGTTAATAAGCATTTGGTTAGAATCTCATATTAGCCACATGGACTGTATGACCTTGCacaattatgtgtgtgtatatatatacatacacacacattatgtgtgtgtatatatatctatctgtatatatatatatatatatatatatatatagagagagagagagagagagagaatctgctatacttaatacatatattatatgtatattattatatataacattatatatatttaaaatgttactaaaataatgacaataatatttCACATGGTTTCTCTGCCAGGTTAAATTAGGAAAACTATCTATACTTTCTTGCTGTCTCACTTTAGATAaactggcacataataggtaaAGAGTGAAGATTAGTTTCAATTACTCCACTGCTctcagctcagcagtaaagaatccatttgccaacgcaggagatgtgggttcaatccctgatctgggaagatttctagagaaggaaatgggaacccactccagtatccttgcctagagaacctcatggacagagaggcctgatggggtccatggggtcacaaagagttggacacggcttaacgactaaacaacaacagaaataaccCCACTGCTCTCGCTTATCCCTAGCTAATAATTAGAACTATGtcactagatttttttaaataatagttatCATTTATATAATGATTGTGATGTAAAATACAATATTCTAAACActttacatataatttatttaattgtcaCACAGAAATATACTAACAAAATTTCACAGTTAGTTGCTATCACTGTTATCTTTCTCTTACAGTTGAGGGAGCTAAAGCACAGAGAGCTGGAGAGCTAAGACGTGATGAAAATAGTATTGGAGCCCAGGTTCCCACCTCCAAAACTTCAAGACAGATTGAGTGTAAGATTCAAGACAGATTGGTAAGCTAGATTCTCATTATTGATTCCGTATGTTGCATGGGAATATTGAAGCTTAATGTTCCAAGTCACTCTGCAAGTAGTTGGCAGGTATAATTCAAATTCAGGTATGTGTGAAGTCAAATCTCATGAGGATAACCATGAAGGTGGTTAGAGAATTAATAGTGTGGCCTCCATGAGACAGGCTGTGGTGCGGACTTGCTGAAGGCAGGGCAGAATGACTCAGTTATTTACTAAAAACAGACCATTACTCTCGGGGACTCACAGCGAGCATCCTTCCAATAGATTAAGAagggtttccctgtggctcaaccCTTAAAAaatctgccaacaatgcaggagaatgcctacaactcaggagacctgggcttgatccttggtcgggaagattccttggtgaaagaaatggcaacccattctagtattcttacctgggaaatccgatggacagaggagcctggcggagctaaagtccatgaggttgcaaagagtcgacaggacttagtaactaaatcacctctaccaccaccaccaccatccaggTAGAGAAACGTGAATGTAGAGAAGAGAAGCATGAGGGGGAAAGTTGGAGATGAGAGTGAATCTTGGATTCTTGTTTTCAATGGGAATGACAAAAAAGATGCAATCAAACTGAAGTGATTCACTAAATTTTTCATAAGTATATAG
Protein-coding regions in this window:
- the LOC139187191 gene encoding olfactory receptor 5I1 produces the protein MDFLDGNCTLVTEFILLGFPTRPELQIVLFLLFLTLYSLILMGNIGLMMLIRVDLHLQTPMYFFLSNLSFVDLCYSSVTVPKMLVNFLSQNKSISYYGCALQFYFFCTFADTESFILAAMAYDRYVAICNPLLYTAVMSRGICIWLIVLSYFGGNMSSLVHTSFAFILKYCDKNVINHFFCDLPPLLKLSCTDTSLNEWLLSTYGSSVEIICFIVIIISYFYILLSVLKIRSSSGRKKTFSTCVSHLTSVAIYQGTLLFVYSRPSYLYSPNTDKIISVFYTIIIPVLNPLIYSLRNKDVKDAAKKVLKPKINSS